Proteins encoded together in one Solanum lycopersicum chromosome 7, SLM_r2.1 window:
- the LOC138337511 gene encoding uncharacterized protein — protein MRLLEFLKDYDMSILHHPAKTNVVVDALRSLSMGSTSYVKQKIRELDRDVHRLACVGVTLMDPIEGGIVVTNVAESSLVSELKVNQDEDPIFLDIKASGHKQGVLASEQGEDDVLKYQDILCLPKVDELEQRILRETHSSRYSINPSSTKM, from the coding sequence ATGAGGTTGTTGGAATTtctaaaggattatgacatgagtattcttcaCCACCCAGCTAAGactaatgtggttgttgatgccttAAGAAGTTTGTCCATGGGGAGTACTTCCTATGTCAAACAAAAGATTAGGGAGTTAGATAGAGATGTGCACAGACTTGCATGTGTGGGAGTCACACTTATGGATCCTATAGAAGGAGGAATAGTGGTGACCAATGTGGctgaatcatcattagtgtcagaGTTGAAAGTGAATCAAGACGAAGATCCCATTTTTCTTGATATAAAGGCAAGTGGACATAAGCAAGGAGTGTTGGCTTCTGAACAAGGGGAAGATGATGTGCTCAAGTATCAAGACATATTGTGTCTACCTAAGGTGGATGAACTTGAACAGAGGATCTTAAGGGAGActcatagctccagatattccattaATCCGAGTTCTACCAAGATGTAA